In one Sphingomonas sp. AP4-R1 genomic region, the following are encoded:
- a CDS encoding SDR family NAD(P)-dependent oxidoreductase: protein MSRLDGKVAIITGAAQGMGASHARRFVAEGAKVVLTDVNADGGNALAGELGENALFIRHDVASYDGWIDVVSQAEAKFGPVTILVNNAGVLGPIAKTADISEADYLKVCAINQTAVFLGMKAVIPSMLKAGIGSIVNISSIAGIAANYGFPSLAYVGSKFAVRGMTKATAIEYGPDNIRCNSVHPGFINTPMMVEGTDENGGEALKQIPLGRLAEAGEVTNLVLFLASDEASYITGAEHLVDAGMLAQ, encoded by the coding sequence GTGAGCAGACTCGACGGAAAAGTGGCCATCATTACCGGCGCGGCGCAGGGCATGGGGGCATCGCATGCGCGACGCTTCGTCGCGGAAGGCGCGAAGGTCGTGCTGACGGACGTCAATGCCGATGGCGGCAATGCGCTCGCTGGCGAGCTCGGCGAGAACGCGCTGTTCATCCGCCATGACGTCGCAAGCTACGATGGCTGGATTGACGTTGTCTCGCAGGCTGAGGCAAAGTTCGGGCCGGTTACGATCCTGGTCAACAACGCCGGCGTGCTGGGGCCGATCGCCAAGACCGCGGATATCTCCGAAGCCGATTATCTCAAGGTCTGCGCGATCAACCAAACCGCGGTCTTCCTGGGCATGAAGGCGGTCATCCCCTCGATGCTGAAGGCGGGGATCGGCTCGATCGTCAACATCTCGTCGATCGCCGGCATCGCCGCGAATTACGGTTTCCCGAGCCTGGCCTATGTCGGCAGCAAGTTCGCGGTGCGGGGCATGACCAAGGCGACGGCGATCGAATACGGCCCCGACAACATCCGCTGCAACTCGGTCCACCCCGGTTTCATCAATACGCCGATGATGGTCGAAGGCACCGATGAGAATGGCGGCGAAGCGTTGAAGCAGATCCCGCTCGGTCGCCTGGCAGAGGCTGGCGAGGTCACCAACCTCGTGCTGTTCCTGGCCTCCGACGAGGCCTCCTACATTACTGGCGCCGAGCATCTGGTCGATGCCGGGATGCTCGCGCAATAA
- a CDS encoding MarR family winged helix-turn-helix transcriptional regulator, translating to MSIKDTDNWALALTWMVLPAGRAWQQAAGVALSRMGLSLSAAAPLLVVARLGDGVRQRDVAEEAAIDPAAIARSVLQLEKDGLLLRRTDAHDARAKTLHLTPPGQELVVKLERALDTLRDELLKGISDRDGKAAVRVLLALETAYPRLS from the coding sequence ATGTCGATCAAGGACACGGATAATTGGGCGTTGGCCCTCACATGGATGGTGCTGCCGGCGGGCCGGGCATGGCAGCAGGCGGCGGGCGTGGCGCTTTCGCGAATGGGCTTATCGCTCTCTGCTGCCGCCCCGCTTCTCGTGGTCGCACGGTTGGGTGACGGCGTGAGGCAGCGCGACGTGGCCGAGGAAGCCGCGATCGATCCGGCGGCGATCGCGCGGTCGGTATTGCAGCTGGAGAAGGACGGCTTGCTGCTTCGACGCACCGACGCACATGACGCACGCGCTAAGACGTTGCATCTGACACCGCCAGGGCAAGAGCTCGTCGTAAAGTTGGAGCGGGCGCTCGACACGCTCCGCGACGAACTCTTGAAGGGAATCAGCGACCGCGACGGCAAAGCTGCCGTGCGCGTGCTCCTTGCATTGGAGACGGCATATCCACGGCTATCGTAA
- a CDS encoding rhamnogalacturonan lyase produces MTRKRIGIAGTSLIALGVMALMGSPAQAWQMERLDRGVVAVPAKDGGILVSWRLLGTDTSTTAFNLYRNGTRLNPQPLTGATNYVDAGGSASATYVIKAIVGGVEQDRPFTATVWAQGFGVIPLDKPAGGTITNSDGSTSSYTYSANDASVADLDGDGKYEIVLKWDPSNAKDNSQSGITGPVLLDAYTLAGKKLWRINLGRNIRAGAHYTQFQVYDFDGDGRAEIVCRTADGTTDGQGRVIGDANADWRNSAGYVLAGPEFLTVFQGTTGKALSTVKYVVGRHPDTENPTSAQLNAVWGDGYGNRVDRFLAATAYLDGDRPSIIMARGYYTRTTLTAWDFRNGQLTQRWLFDTASSPSLADYAGQGNHNLSVADVDGDGKDEILYGSMALDDNGQPLWAGHAPGGQKLGHGDAMHVGDLDPSRPGLEKFGVHEDVKGNGGIGAAMLDARTGALLWSAPDTSDNGRGVSADIDPTYPGDENWSAHTALRTATGQVISATKKPNSTNFAIYWDGDTLRELEDNVSISKWNWNTQSTDLLMTAADSISANGTKATPALQADILGDWREELILASADSTKLRIFATPYPTVYKLKTLMHDRVYREGVAWQNTAYNQPPHTSFYLPNEVQTDPAAAPQ; encoded by the coding sequence ATGACACGGAAGCGTATCGGAATTGCGGGCACGTCACTGATCGCGCTGGGGGTCATGGCCCTCATGGGGTCGCCGGCGCAGGCCTGGCAGATGGAGCGGCTGGATCGCGGCGTCGTCGCCGTGCCGGCCAAGGACGGTGGCATCCTCGTCAGTTGGAGGCTGCTGGGGACGGACACGTCCACAACTGCCTTCAACCTGTATCGCAATGGCACGCGGCTCAATCCGCAGCCTTTGACGGGCGCGACCAACTATGTCGATGCCGGCGGCTCGGCGAGCGCGACCTATGTGATCAAGGCGATCGTGGGGGGCGTGGAGCAGGACCGGCCCTTCACCGCCACGGTCTGGGCACAGGGTTTCGGGGTGATCCCGCTCGACAAGCCGGCAGGCGGCACGATCACCAATTCGGACGGATCGACGAGCAGCTATACGTACAGCGCCAATGACGCCAGCGTGGCCGATCTCGACGGCGACGGCAAATATGAGATCGTGCTCAAATGGGATCCGTCCAACGCCAAGGACAACAGCCAGTCCGGTATCACCGGGCCGGTTCTGCTCGATGCCTATACGCTGGCGGGCAAGAAGCTCTGGCGGATCAATCTCGGCCGCAACATCCGCGCGGGCGCCCATTATACCCAGTTCCAGGTCTATGATTTCGACGGAGACGGCCGGGCCGAAATCGTCTGCCGGACGGCGGACGGGACGACGGACGGACAGGGCCGCGTGATCGGCGATGCCAATGCCGACTGGCGCAACTCGGCTGGCTATGTGCTGGCCGGACCGGAATTCCTGACCGTGTTCCAGGGGACCACCGGCAAGGCGCTGTCCACGGTGAAATATGTGGTCGGCCGCCACCCCGACACCGAAAACCCCACCAGCGCGCAGCTGAACGCGGTGTGGGGCGACGGCTATGGCAATCGCGTCGATCGCTTCCTCGCGGCCACCGCTTATCTCGATGGCGATCGGCCGAGCATCATCATGGCGCGCGGCTATTATACGCGCACCACGCTCACGGCCTGGGATTTCCGTAACGGGCAACTCACCCAGCGCTGGTTGTTCGACACAGCATCCAGCCCGAGCCTCGCCGACTATGCGGGGCAGGGGAACCACAATCTGAGCGTGGCCGATGTCGATGGCGACGGGAAGGACGAGATCCTCTACGGATCGATGGCCCTGGACGATAACGGTCAGCCGCTCTGGGCCGGGCATGCGCCCGGTGGCCAGAAGCTGGGCCATGGCGACGCGATGCATGTCGGCGATCTCGACCCGTCGCGGCCCGGACTCGAAAAATTCGGCGTGCATGAAGATGTGAAGGGCAATGGCGGCATTGGCGCGGCCATGCTCGATGCGCGCACCGGCGCCTTGCTGTGGTCCGCGCCCGACACCTCGGACAATGGCCGTGGCGTCTCGGCCGACATCGATCCTACCTATCCGGGCGACGAAAACTGGTCCGCGCACACCGCACTGCGGACGGCGACCGGTCAGGTGATTTCCGCGACGAAGAAGCCGAATTCCACCAACTTCGCCATCTACTGGGATGGGGACACGCTCCGCGAACTGGAAGACAATGTCTCGATCAGCAAGTGGAACTGGAATACCCAGTCGACCGACCTGCTGATGACGGCGGCGGATTCGATCTCCGCCAACGGGACCAAGGCGACCCCGGCGCTGCAGGCGGACATTCTCGGCGACTGGCGGGAGGAACTGATCCTGGCGAGTGCGGATAGCACGAAGCTCAGGATCTTCGCGACGCCCTATCCCACGGTCTACAAGCTCAAGACGCTGATGCACGACCGCGTCTATCGCGAGGGCGTTGCCTGGCAGAACACGGCTTACAACCAGCCGCCGCACACCAGCTTCTACCTCCCCAACGAGGTGCAGACCGATCCGGCAGCAGCGCCGCAGTAA
- a CDS encoding PEPxxWA-CTERM sorting domain-containing protein, with protein sequence MWKVLGALACACAATLAVQAPAAVLEAGYAGGNANDGIMFDLFASSDVVIQSFDINADFGTYDYSVYYRAGGVSGAQEDPSGWSLLGSFDALTTAGLGSATTLDIADLGLGSGLYGFYITDSGAFSINYGNSLTPSGSVQATSGPLELRVGYGVAAPFAGATSDRAFNGAVNFSAVPEPASWMMMIVGFGAAGAVSRRRSAVALPARI encoded by the coding sequence ATGTGGAAGGTTCTGGGGGCACTGGCCTGCGCGTGCGCGGCGACACTTGCGGTACAGGCGCCGGCGGCGGTGCTGGAGGCAGGCTATGCGGGCGGCAATGCCAATGACGGCATCATGTTTGATCTGTTCGCCTCGTCGGACGTCGTGATCCAATCCTTCGACATCAATGCCGATTTCGGTACCTATGATTATTCGGTCTATTACCGGGCAGGCGGCGTCAGCGGCGCGCAGGAAGATCCTTCGGGCTGGTCGCTGCTCGGCTCGTTCGATGCGCTGACGACGGCGGGCCTCGGCAGCGCCACCACGCTCGACATCGCCGATCTGGGCCTCGGCAGCGGCCTCTATGGCTTCTACATCACCGACAGCGGAGCCTTCTCGATCAATTATGGCAACAGCCTGACGCCGTCGGGTTCGGTGCAGGCGACGAGCGGCCCGCTGGAACTGCGCGTCGGCTATGGCGTGGCGGCGCCGTTCGCGGGCGCCACGTCCGATCGCGCCTTCAACGGCGCGGTCAATTTCAGTGCGGTTCCCGAACCGGCCAGTTGGATGATGATGATCGTCGGCTTCGGCGCGGCCGGCGCTGTCTCCCGGCGGCGGAGCGCGGTGGCCCTTCCGGCGAGGATCTGA
- a CDS encoding TorF family putative porin, with amino-acid sequence MNVCATGAARTGRSVVTFAVAVAAASSGIAGIGGQVTIASEQTFRGRSISAGRSAIGLDLAYDDGGGPYAGTQVEGVLDGDATPHFLSARGYAGFARRIGLDLTVDAGLTHTRFSHYSGFGRETDYSELFAGLANKRSSARISISPNWLGRGNVTAYGEITHLIPLSDRWNATLHGGLLLWLSDNLPQTAPRLRYDIRIGLSRRLGRAQLEAGWVVGGPRMDRYRGDEHGHHILTIAASLPF; translated from the coding sequence ATGAATGTCTGTGCGACGGGGGCTGCTAGAACGGGCCGATCTGTCGTCACTTTCGCCGTCGCCGTGGCGGCAGCCTCGTCCGGCATAGCGGGCATCGGCGGACAGGTGACGATCGCGAGCGAGCAGACGTTTCGCGGCCGATCGATCAGCGCGGGCCGGTCGGCGATCGGTCTCGATCTTGCCTATGACGATGGAGGCGGGCCTTATGCTGGGACGCAGGTGGAGGGGGTGTTGGACGGCGATGCGACGCCGCATTTCCTGAGTGCGCGGGGCTATGCCGGCTTCGCCAGGCGCATAGGCCTGGATCTTACAGTCGATGCAGGCCTGACTCACACCCGCTTCTCGCACTATTCGGGCTTCGGTCGCGAAACCGATTATAGCGAACTCTTTGCGGGGCTTGCGAACAAGCGCTCCAGCGCACGGATCAGTATCTCGCCGAACTGGTTGGGACGGGGGAATGTCACCGCTTATGGCGAGATCACCCACCTGATTCCGTTGTCGGACCGGTGGAACGCCACGCTGCATGGTGGCCTGTTGCTCTGGCTCAGTGATAATCTGCCCCAGACCGCGCCGAGGCTGCGTTACGATATCAGGATCGGCCTTTCCCGCCGCCTTGGGCGCGCCCAGCTTGAAGCAGGATGGGTCGTCGGCGGGCCGCGCATGGATCGCTATCGGGGCGACGAGCATGGGCATCATATCCTGACGATCGCCGCGTCCTTACCGTTCTGA
- a CDS encoding S8 family serine peptidase: MRGKLPALVTVFLGLLVAIPVRAAPADPDHIILVMLRAGPVHYRPDQSYGGGYGDAIGASARRRTARQIASRHHLAVIENWPMPILGIDCFVMRTQPDRLPEDVAADVTKDRDVAWSQPIRLYHAQGVAKTYNDPLFPAQPAAKAWRLADLHGIATGKGVTIAVIDSGVDTRHLDLQGRIAIDHDFTGRLPLQAEWHGTGIAGVIAAKGGNGAGIVGVAPEARLLALRACWQIGPTARDATVCDSFSLAKALNFALDHNAPIINMSLSGPPDLLLERLIEAGLARGRTIVAAVDPAAADGGFPASMAGVIAVSDRSVHAGRNPVYIAPGRDIPTTEPGSLWSMVNGSSYSAAHVSGLLALLREGQPSSRSFALATAGGGVVNACLSLTRERVAHECLCDGGC, from the coding sequence ATGAGAGGAAAACTGCCGGCGCTGGTGACGGTCTTCCTTGGGCTGCTCGTGGCGATTCCCGTCCGCGCGGCACCGGCCGATCCCGACCATATCATTCTCGTCATGCTGCGCGCCGGGCCGGTGCATTACCGACCGGATCAAAGCTATGGCGGCGGTTATGGAGATGCGATTGGCGCGAGCGCGCGGCGGCGGACCGCGCGGCAGATTGCCAGCCGCCATCATCTCGCTGTGATCGAGAATTGGCCTATGCCGATCCTCGGCATCGACTGCTTCGTGATGCGAACCCAGCCCGATCGGTTGCCCGAGGATGTCGCTGCGGACGTCACCAAGGACAGGGACGTCGCCTGGTCGCAGCCGATACGGCTCTATCATGCCCAGGGCGTCGCCAAGACCTACAACGATCCCCTGTTTCCTGCCCAGCCGGCGGCGAAGGCGTGGCGGCTGGCGGATTTGCATGGCATCGCTACGGGCAAGGGCGTCACGATAGCGGTGATCGATAGCGGCGTGGATACGCGGCATCTGGATCTTCAGGGCCGGATCGCGATCGATCACGACTTCACGGGCAGGCTGCCCCTGCAAGCCGAATGGCACGGTACTGGCATCGCAGGCGTGATCGCGGCGAAGGGCGGTAACGGCGCGGGAATTGTGGGCGTGGCTCCAGAGGCGCGACTGCTGGCCCTGCGCGCCTGTTGGCAGATCGGCCCCACCGCGCGCGACGCCACAGTCTGCGACAGCTTCAGTTTGGCCAAGGCTCTCAATTTCGCGCTCGATCATAATGCCCCGATCATCAACATGAGCCTGAGCGGTCCGCCTGATCTGTTGCTGGAGCGGTTGATTGAAGCCGGTCTGGCGCGGGGCAGGACAATCGTCGCCGCAGTGGACCCGGCAGCAGCGGACGGAGGCTTTCCCGCCTCGATGGCAGGCGTGATCGCGGTCAGCGATCGGTCTGTCCATGCCGGCCGTAATCCGGTCTATATAGCGCCGGGTCGCGACATCCCCACTACGGAGCCGGGCAGCTTATGGTCGATGGTCAACGGCAGTTCCTATTCCGCGGCGCATGTCAGCGGGCTGCTGGCTCTGCTGCGCGAGGGGCAGCCATCGTCCCGATCCTTCGCTCTCGCCACGGCCGGCGGCGGGGTCGTCAATGCTTGCCTCAGCCTGACGCGCGAACGCGTCGCCCATGAATGTCTGTGCGACGGGGGCTGCTAG
- a CDS encoding zf-HC2 domain-containing protein gives MAAHGEAQMLLPWYATGQLDEADRCLVDAHLANCAACRAALVVEQAMGRRVTGLSLDTELGWDDMRRKLKNRRMGERRSSIGARMSHLPRWIGFALAAQMLLLVTAIVAFAPVGRPASYHVLSTTPSATRGNALVMFRPDAKAEELMRALSATGVRVVDGPTAAGAWIANVAPGGRTDALARLRAQRAVAMAEPIDP, from the coding sequence ATGGCCGCGCACGGCGAGGCCCAGATGCTGCTGCCTTGGTATGCTACCGGGCAACTAGACGAAGCTGATCGTTGCCTGGTGGACGCGCATCTGGCGAACTGCGCTGCGTGTCGCGCGGCGCTGGTCGTCGAACAGGCGATGGGACGGCGCGTGACGGGGCTGTCGCTGGACACCGAATTGGGCTGGGACGACATGCGCCGCAAGCTGAAGAATCGGCGAATGGGCGAACGGCGCAGCAGCATCGGGGCAAGGATGAGCCATTTGCCGCGCTGGATCGGGTTCGCGCTGGCCGCGCAGATGTTGTTGCTGGTGACCGCGATTGTCGCATTTGCGCCGGTGGGGCGGCCCGCTTCCTATCATGTCCTGAGCACGACGCCGTCGGCGACGCGCGGTAATGCCCTCGTCATGTTCCGACCCGACGCCAAAGCGGAGGAACTGATGCGCGCCTTGTCTGCGACCGGCGTGCGGGTCGTCGATGGGCCGACCGCGGCGGGGGCCTGGATTGCGAATGTGGCGCCCGGCGGGAGGACGGACGCGCTGGCACGTCTGCGGGCGCAGCGTGCTGTGGCAATGGCCGAACCGATCGATCCATGA
- a CDS encoding RNA polymerase sigma factor, whose protein sequence is MNGPEAFLGRGGHASADAFDRDFERALIVRIGGGDLVAFEQLYRRFHPRLMRFLLSVTHRPTIVEEVLNDTMVVIWEKADAYRGESRLETWIFAIAYRKALRALQRQDIPVEAGVADLDDAYEPAPDQALGQSQSHRRLIEAMAMLSADHRAVIDLTYFHGLHYRDIAVVMECPVDTVKTRMFHARRRLRALMAGEREDWLWDG, encoded by the coding sequence TTGAACGGACCGGAGGCATTTTTGGGCCGAGGCGGGCATGCGTCCGCGGACGCGTTCGATCGCGATTTCGAACGCGCGCTGATCGTGCGGATCGGAGGTGGCGATCTGGTGGCGTTCGAGCAGCTATACCGCCGGTTCCATCCTCGGCTGATGCGGTTTCTGTTGAGCGTCACGCATCGACCGACGATCGTCGAGGAGGTGCTGAACGATACGATGGTGGTGATCTGGGAGAAAGCGGACGCCTATCGGGGTGAGAGCCGCCTGGAGACATGGATCTTTGCCATCGCCTATCGCAAGGCGCTGAGAGCGCTGCAGCGACAGGATATTCCGGTAGAGGCGGGCGTGGCGGACTTGGACGACGCGTACGAGCCCGCGCCCGATCAGGCGTTAGGGCAATCCCAATCGCATCGGCGCCTGATCGAAGCAATGGCGATGCTTTCGGCGGATCATCGCGCGGTGATCGATCTCACCTATTTTCACGGGCTTCATTACCGTGACATCGCGGTGGTTATGGAATGCCCGGTCGATACCGTGAAGACCCGCATGTTTCACGCTCGTCGCCGGCTGCGAGCGTTGATGGCAGGAGAGCGAGAGGACTGGTTGTGGGACGGCTGA
- a CDS encoding PEPxxWA-CTERM sorting domain-containing protein, whose amino-acid sequence MPPVRSRSHPHGSVSASPSCFGSLAVEVFSPQRRQPHFIGLWAHFGAPIEPSRLGPKPTDECNDGRWIMRKSFSIITAATGLFMASGALAVAVTDPVGDFAAGYTGPHQADLDVTGFSVSYNSGTSSFLLESTMAGAIDASLPGFYAIGVNTGTGANSFAAIGLAGVRFNQVIAVQKAGTAAVSGSSLPAGSVTIAGNLLSVVVPLSLLPSTGFTPETYGFNIWPRSGAGGTEVISDFAPDNATVSAAAAVPEPASWLMMIVGFGALGARMRRRPVLKPA is encoded by the coding sequence ATGCCTCCGGTCCGTTCAAGGTCGCATCCACATGGATCGGTTAGTGCCAGTCCGTCCTGCTTTGGTTCACTGGCCGTCGAAGTTTTTTCGCCGCAACGCCGACAGCCTCATTTCATCGGCCTCTGGGCACATTTCGGCGCTCCGATTGAACCTTCCCGTCTTGGTCCGAAACCAACCGACGAATGCAACGACGGGAGGTGGATCATGCGGAAATCCTTTAGCATCATCACGGCAGCAACCGGCTTATTCATGGCAAGCGGCGCCCTTGCCGTCGCGGTTACCGACCCGGTCGGCGATTTCGCCGCCGGCTATACTGGCCCGCATCAGGCGGATCTCGATGTCACGGGTTTCAGCGTCTCCTATAACAGCGGCACCTCCTCGTTCCTGCTTGAAAGCACGATGGCGGGCGCAATCGATGCCAGTCTTCCTGGCTTTTACGCGATCGGCGTGAACACGGGCACCGGGGCGAACAGTTTTGCAGCGATCGGCCTGGCCGGCGTCCGCTTCAATCAGGTCATCGCCGTTCAGAAAGCCGGGACCGCCGCCGTCAGCGGCAGCAGCCTGCCCGCCGGATCGGTCACGATCGCTGGCAATCTCCTGAGCGTCGTCGTTCCGCTCTCTCTGCTGCCCTCCACCGGTTTCACTCCCGAGACTTACGGCTTCAACATCTGGCCGCGCAGCGGGGCCGGCGGCACCGAAGTGATCAGCGATTTCGCGCCGGATAATGCCACGGTCTCCGCTGCGGCGGCCGTTCCGGAGCCAGCCAGCTGGCTGATGATGATTGTCGGGTTCGGGGCCCTGGGTGCCCGGATGCGCCGCCGGCCTGTCCTCAAGCCTGCTTGA
- a CDS encoding helix-turn-helix domain-containing protein, translating to MDIRQRLAKNLRRLREEKGWSQEAFAHEAGIHRTYVSDIERCARNPTITVVEKLAGPLGVSAGRLLD from the coding sequence GTGGATATCCGGCAGCGCCTTGCGAAAAATCTGCGGCGGCTTCGCGAGGAAAAGGGCTGGAGCCAGGAGGCTTTCGCGCACGAAGCCGGCATCCACCGGACTTATGTCAGCGACATCGAACGCTGTGCTAGGAATCCGACGATCACGGTTGTCGAGAAGCTAGCTGGACCGCTCGGGGTCAGCGCGGGAAGGTTGCTGGATTAA
- a CDS encoding acyltransferase, whose protein sequence is MLQHSILSSYGDYLNVIWGTWWRIAFAPILLMFFGLSGFLVSGSLKKNPTATSFLTLRAVRLVPALAVEVLLSAILLGSIFTRLPLADYFTSEGFWLYLGNMVGWVHRDLPGVFDDLPNTLVNVSLWTLPLELECYAALMLLYVAGFIRKPILLLGVIAVAITVGSALAFQNYDPFWAHTRPLSRSLVVAFLVGVAINLYSDRIRLSKGLALLAVAALIATTIDYRTIYLAAVPAVYLCVYLGMTHPPKGGWLFSGDYSYGLYLFAFPLQQTYTTLFPHARIWYLNFAFTIVFGLLYAAFSWWFVEKPILERKKGIVLAAEGVKDRLRRAIRLAVWKPVTGTQQI, encoded by the coding sequence GTGCTGCAGCACAGCATTCTGAGCAGCTACGGCGATTATCTGAACGTCATCTGGGGCACCTGGTGGCGAATCGCCTTCGCGCCGATCCTGCTGATGTTCTTCGGGCTGAGCGGCTTCCTCGTCTCGGGGAGCCTCAAGAAAAACCCCACCGCAACATCCTTCCTCACGCTACGAGCGGTGCGCCTGGTGCCGGCGCTCGCGGTCGAGGTGCTGCTTTCGGCGATCCTGCTGGGATCCATCTTCACGCGGCTTCCGCTGGCGGACTATTTCACGTCGGAAGGTTTCTGGCTCTACCTGGGCAACATGGTGGGGTGGGTGCATCGCGACCTGCCCGGCGTGTTCGACGACCTGCCCAACACGCTCGTGAATGTGAGCCTATGGACGCTTCCGTTGGAGCTGGAATGCTATGCGGCGCTGATGCTGCTCTATGTGGCGGGGTTCATTCGCAAGCCGATCCTGCTGCTGGGCGTGATCGCGGTCGCGATCACGGTGGGGAGCGCCCTCGCCTTCCAGAATTATGATCCGTTCTGGGCGCATACGCGGCCGCTATCCCGATCGCTGGTGGTGGCATTCCTCGTGGGCGTGGCGATCAATCTCTATTCGGACCGGATCCGGCTGAGTAAAGGGCTGGCACTGCTGGCGGTGGCTGCCCTCATCGCGACGACGATCGATTACCGGACGATCTATCTGGCCGCCGTGCCGGCTGTCTATCTGTGCGTTTATTTGGGAATGACGCATCCGCCGAAGGGGGGATGGCTGTTTTCCGGCGACTACAGCTACGGCTTGTACCTGTTCGCCTTCCCGCTGCAGCAGACCTATACCACGCTCTTCCCGCACGCGCGGATCTGGTATCTCAATTTCGCGTTCACGATCGTCTTCGGCCTGCTCTACGCAGCCTTCTCCTGGTGGTTCGTCGAGAAACCGATCCTTGAGCGAAAGAAGGGCATCGTGCTGGCGGCGGAAGGCGTGAAGGATCGCTTGCGCCGCGCGATCCGGCTGGCGGTGTGGAAGCCGGTCACCGGCACCCAGCAGATCTGA